Proteins co-encoded in one Perca flavescens isolate YP-PL-M2 chromosome 11, PFLA_1.0, whole genome shotgun sequence genomic window:
- the zmp:0000001200 gene encoding dedicator of cytokinesis protein 9 isoform X1: MTTPVHPETRRFTRGLGKPGTAAELRQSVSEVVRTSVLVVKPKVIEPLDYENVLVQRKTQILSDVLRDMLQFPLEDFEILTLRRQGRTLYPTVPINAEREAQSLFVQECIKTYKSDWHVVNYKYEDYSGDFRQLPNKVSRPDKLAVHVFEVDEDVDKDEDTASLGSQKGGFSKHGWLYKGNMNSAISVTMRSFKRRYFHLTQLGDGSYNLNFYKDEKISKEPKGTIFLDSCMGVVQNNKVRRFAFELKMQDKSTYLLASDSEGEMEDWINTLNKILHSSFEIAMQEKRNGDIHDDDDLGKSDSSSGSMDSFQSARDIESRMRNETRLKLFTLDPDTQKLDFSGIEPDVKQFEEKFGKRVLVNCNDLAFNLQSCVAENEEGPTTNVEPFYVNLSLFDIQNGRKISSDFHVDLNHPSVRGMVPSNTSQYMNGGGDTHPEGQRLVHGVPEAAMQYPRLGVFSVTCPHPDIFLVARIEKVLQGGINHCAEPYMKSSDSTKVAQKVLKNAKLACCRLGQYRMPFAWAARPLFKDASGTLDKSARFSALFRQDSNKLSNEDMLKLLADFRKPEKMAKLPVILGNLDVTIDNVAPDLTNCVTSSYIPVKQFDVSDKTNIFFEVEEFVPYIAKCSQPFTIYNNHLYVYPKHLKYDSQKSFAKARNIAVCIEFKDSDEEEAVSLKCIYGRPGGPLLTKNAFAAVLHHQQTPEFYDEFKIELPTQLHEKHHLLFTFHHVSCDSNSKASTKKRDLVETQVGYAWLPLLKDGRVTMNESQVPVAANLPAGYLSCQEGASKHSGPEVKWVDGGKPLFKVSTHLVSTVYTQDQHLHNFFHHCQSTAPATQVSGGELVKYLKSLHAMESHVMIKFLPTTLNQLFRVLTSATQEDVAVNVTRVMIHIVAQCHEEGLEHYLRSYVKFVFKTEPQTSSTNRSVHEELAKAMTAILKPSTDFLTCNKLLKYSWYFFEALVKSMAQYLIESCKVKLSRNQRFSASFHHTVETLVNMMMPHITQKYKDNLDAARNANHSLAVFIKRCFNLMDRGFMFKQINNYINCFMPGDPKTLFEFRFEFLRVVCSHEHYVPLNLPMPFGKGRILRFQDLQMDYSLTDDFCKNHFLVGLLLREVSVGLQEFREIRQIAIHVLKNLMIKHTFDDRYSSKSQQARLATLYFPLFGLLQENVNRLNVKEVSPFTINHSNNNGREDSLLTNTLITPPRSSTFLDTSLHKDVFGVISGTSSPHASSTPNINSVRHAESRGSLISTDSGNSLPEKINDKANSLDKNQAASTMGSTLLRCDKLDQAEIKSLLMCFLHVLKSMSEDALFTYWNKASSAELMDFFTLVEVCLHQFRYMGKRYIARNQDGAGPVAHERKSQTLPVSRNRAGMMHARLHQLSSLDNSYTFNHTYSHSDADVLNQSLLEANIATEVCMTVLDTLSIFIMGFKTQLCSDHGHSPLMKKVFEVHLCFLRINQSETALKQVFTSLRTFIYKFPCTFFEGRADMCAAFCYEILKCCNSKLNSIRSDAAHLLYFLMKSNFDYTGRKSFVRTHLQVVIAVSQLIADVIGIGSTRFQQSLSIINNCANSDKTIKNTAFPSDVKDLTKRIRTVLMATAQMKEHERDPEMLVDLQYSLAKSYASTPELRKTWLDSMARIHVKNGDLSEAAMCYVHVAALVAEYLRRKGMFKQGCSAFRVVTPNIDEEAAMMEDVGMQDVHFNEDVLMELLEECADGLWKAERYELISDIYKLIIPIYEKRRDFEKLAHLYDTLHRAYSKVTEVMHSGKRLLGTYFRVAFFGQGFFEDEDGKEYIYKEPKFTPLSEISQRLLKLYSDKFGQENVKMIQDSGRINPKDLDSKFAYIQVTHVTPYLEEKELVDRKTDFEKSHNIRRFVFEMPFTISGKKQGGVEEQCKRRTILTTTHCFPYVKKRIAVMYQHHTDLSPIEVAIDEMSKKVAEIKQLCSSSEVDMIRLQLKLQGSISVQVNAGPLAYARAFLDDACAKKYPDNKVKQLKEVFRHFVEACGHGLSINERLIKEDQQEYHDEMKASYRDLARELSIIMREQISPVEDGMKSVLPDSLHIFNAISGTPTSATIHGIPSSSSVV; the protein is encoded by the exons TGCATTAAGACCTACAAGTCTGACTGGCATGTTGTCAACTACAAGTATGAGGACTATTCTGGAGACTTTCGACAGCTTCCAAA caAAGTGTCCAGGCCTGATAAACTGGCTGTCCATGTATTTGAAGTGGATGAGGATGTCGACAAAGATGAG GATACGGCCTCCCTGGGATCCCAGAAAGGCGGGTTTTCCAAACATGGCTGGCTCTATAAAGGCAACATGAACAGTGCTATCAGCGTCACCATGAGG tcaTTCAAGAGGAGGTATTTCCATCTAACCCAGCTCGGGGACGGCTCTTATAATTTGAACTTCTACAAGGATGAGAAGATTTCCAAAGAGCCCAAAGGAACCATCTTCTTGGACTCCTGCATGGGTGTGGTTCAG AACAACAAAGTTCGGCGGTTTGCTTTTGAGCTGAAGATGCAAGATAAGAGTACCTACCTGCTGGCTTCAGACAGtgaaggagagatggaggacTGGATCAACACGCTCAACAAGATCTTGCACAGCAGCTTTGAGATCGCTATGCAGGAGAAGAGGAACGGAGACATTcatgatg ATGATGATCTTGGAAAGTCAGACAGTTCCTCTGGCAGCATGGACAGCTTTCAG AGTGCAAGAGATATAGAGTCTAGGATGAGGAACGAGACCAGATTGAAGCTGTTCACCCTGGACCCTGACACACAG AAACTTGATTTCTCAGGAATAGAGCCGGATGTGAAGCAGTTTGAAGAGAAGTTTGGTAAGCGTGTTCTGGTGAACTGCAATGACCTCGCGTTCAACCTGCAAAGCTGTGTGGCCGAGAACGAGGAGGGACCAACCACAAAC GTGGAGCCATTTTATGTCAACCTGTCACTGTTCGACATCCAGAATGGCAGGAAGATCTCCTCTGACTTCCACGTGGACTTAAACCACCCGTCCGTAAGGGGCATGGTGCCCAGTAACACCAGTCAGTATATGAACGGGGGAGGGGACACCCACCCTGAGGGGCAGCGGTTGGTCCATGGGGTGCCAGAGGCAGCCATGCAGTATCCAAGACTG GGAGTGTTCTCGGTAACGTGCCCCCACCCAGATATCTTCCTGGTGGCTCGCATAGAGAAGGTGCTCCAGGGGGGAATCAACCACTGTGCCGAGCCGTACATGAAGAGTTCAGACTCCACAAAG GTGGCACAAAAGGTCCTGAAAAATGCCAAGCTGGCATGTTGCCGGTTAGGACAGTACAGGATGCCTTTTGCCTGGGCAGCAAG GCCTTTGTTCAAAGATGCTTCAGGGACACTcgacaaaagtgctcgtttctCAGCCCTTTTCAGACAGGACAGCAACAAGCTATCCAACGAGGATATGCTGAAACTGCTGGCCGATTTCAGAAA GCCAGAGAAGATGGCCAAGCTGCCTGTGATCCTAGGAAACCTTGATGTTACCATAGACAATGTAGCCCCCGACTTAACAA ATTGTGTTACCTCATCCTACATTCCCGTGAAGCAGTTTGATGTCAGCGACAAGACCAACATCTTCTTTGAAGTGGAGGAGTTTGTGCCGTACATAGCCAAATGTTCTCAGCCTTTCACCATCTACAACAATCACCTCTATGTCTATCCAAAGCACTTGAAGTACGACAGCCAAAAGTCATTCGcaaag GCTAGAAACATAGCTGTCTGCATTGAGTTCAAGGACTCAGATGAGGAAGAGGCTGTTTCACTGAAG TGCATCTATGGCAGACCTGGAGGACCCTTGCTTACCAAAAATGCCTTTGCTGCAGTATTACATCACCAGCAAACCCCCGAATTCTACGATGAG TTTAAGATTGAGCTGCCAACCCAGCTCCATGAGAAACATCATCTGCTCTTCACCTTCCACCATGTCAGCTGTGACAGCAACAGCAAGGCCAGCACCAAAAAGAGAGACCTGGTTGAGACTCAAG TGGGATATGCCTGGCTCCCCCTGCTGAAAGATGGCCGGGTGACCATGAATGAGAGTCAAGTCCCTGTGGCTGCAAACCTGCCTGCTGGATACCTTAGCTGTCAGGAGGGTGCCAGCAAG CATTCAGGCCCAGAAGTCAAATGGGTGGATGGAGGCAAGCCTTTATTTAAGGTTTCCACTCACCTTGTGTCCACTGTCTACACTCAg GATCAACATTTGCACAATTTCTTTCATCACTGTCAGAGCACTGCGCCTGCAACCCAGGTGTCAGGAGGAGAACTGGTCAAATACCTGAAG AGTCTGCATGCCATGGAGAGCCATGTGATGATAAAGTTCCTGCCCACAACCCTGAATCAGCTGTTCAGGGTGCTAACCAGTGCCACCCAAGAGGACGTAGCAGTCAACGTCACCAG AGTCATGATTCACATTGTTGCCCAGTGCCACGAGGAGGGATTGGAGCACTACCTGAGATCATATGTGAAG TTTGTATTCAAGACTGAGCCACAAACATCCTCAACCAACCGATCAGTGCACGAGGAGTTGGCTAAAGCCATGACCGCTATCTTGAAGCCTTCCACTGACTTTCTCACGTGTAACAAACTCCTCAAG TATTCCTGGTATTTCTTTGAAGCCTTAGTCAAGTCCATGGCTCAGTACTTGATTGAGAGCTGTAAAGTGAAG CTGTCCAGGAATCAGCGCTTCTCCGCATCCTTCCATCACACTGTGGAGACTCTGGTCAACATGATGATGCCTCACATCACTCAGAAATACAAAGACAACCTGGATGCCGCCAGGAACGCCAACCACAGTCTTGCAGTCTTCATCAAG CGCTGTTTCAACCTGATGGACAGAGGCTTTATGTTCAAGCAGATCAACAACTATATCAACTGTTTTATGCCTGGAGACCCAAAG ACGCTGTTCGAGTTCAGGTTTGAGTTCCTGCGTGTTGTGTGCAGCCACGAGCACTATGTCCCCTTAAACCTGCCCATGCCATTTGGAAAAGGAAGGATACTGAGGTTTCAAG ACCTCCAGATGGATTACTCGCTGACAGATGACTTCTGCAAGAACCACTTCCTGGTCGGGCTGCTGCTCAGGGAGGTCAGTGTAGGTCTGCAGGAGTTCAGGGAAATTCGTCAGATAGCCATCCATGTGCTAAAGAATCTGATGATAAAGCACACATTTGATGACCGCTACAGCTCCAAA agCCAGCAGGCCAGGTTGGCCACCCTGTACTTTCCCTTGTTTGGTCTGCTCCAAGAGAATGTCAACAGACTGAATGTGAAGGAAGTATCCCCATTCACCATCAACCACTCCAACAAT AATGGAAGAGAAGATTCACTTCTTACCAACACTTTGATAACACCTCCCAGATCCAGCACCTTTCTGGACACCAGCTTGCACAAAGATGTTTTTGGAGTCATCTCTGGCACCT CTTCACCTCACGCATCGTCAACCCCCAACATTAACTCTGTGCGCCACGCAGAATCTCGCGGCTCACTCATCAGCACTGACTCTGGCAACAGCCTGCCTGAGAAGATCAATGACAAGGCCAACTCTCTCGACAAG AACCAGGCTGCTTCGACAATGGGCAGTACTCTGCTGCGATGTGATAAACTGGACCAGGCAGAGATCAAGAGCCTCCTCATGTGCTTCTTACACGTGCTCAAAAGCATGTCTGAGG aTGCTCTGTTCACATACTGGAACAAGGCTTCGTCTGCTGAGTTAATGGACTTCTTCACTCTAGTCGA AGTGTGCCTACATCAGTTCAGATATATGGGAAAGAGGTACATCGCAAG GAACCAGGATGGGGCAGGACCTGTAGCACATGAGCGGAAGTCTCAGACTCTGCCTGTGTCCCGTAACAGGGCGGGAATGATGCATGCCCGCTTACATCAGCTCAGCAGCCTGGATAACTCATACACTTTTAACCACA CCTACAGTCACTCGGATGCAGACGTGTTAAATCAGTCACTGCTGGAGGCTAACATCGCTACGGAAGTGTGCATGACCGTCCTGGACACGCTAAGTATCTTCATCATGGGATTCAAG ACCCAGCTGTGCTCTGACCACGGCCACAGTCCACTAATGAAGAAGGTGTTTGAAGTCCACCTCTGTTTCCTGCGGATCAATCAGTCAGAGACAGCCCTCAAGCAGGTCTTCACTTCACTGCGCACCTTCATCTACAAG TTTCCCTGCACATTTTTTGAAGGACGTGCTGACATGTGCGCTGCTTTCTGCTATGAGATCTTGAAGTGTTGTAACTCCAAGCTGAACTCCATTCGCAGCGATGCCGCCCATCTGCTCTACTTCCTCATGAAGAGCAACTTTGATTACACAGGTCGCAAGTCTTTTGTTCGGACTCACTTACAG gTGGTAATTGCTGTCAGTCAGTTGATAGCTGATGTGATTGGTATCGGAAGTACCCGCTTTCAGCAGTCCCTGTCAATAATCAATAACTGCGCCAACAGTGACAAAACTATTAAG AACACAGCGTTCCCATCAGATGTGAAGGACCTGACCAAACGCATCCGAACAGTTTTGATGGCCACTGCTCAGATGAAGGAGCACGAGAGAGATCCGGAGATGCTGGTGGACCTGCAGTACAGCCTCGCCAAGTCTTACGCCAGCACACCAGAACTACGCAAGACCTGGCTGGACAGCATGGCCAGGATCCATGTGAAGAACGGAGACCTGTCAGAG GCGGCCATGTGCTATGTGCATGTTGCAGCGCTTGTGGCAGAATATCTGCGGAGAAAAG GCATGTTCAAGCAGGGTTGCTCAGCGTTTCGTGTCGTGACTCCAAACATTGATGAAGAAGCAGCAATGATGGAGGACGTTGGCATGCAGGACGTTCATTTCAATGAA GACGTCCTAATGGAGCTTTTGGAGGAGTGTGCAGATGGACTGTGGAAAGCTGAGCGTTACGAGCTCATCTCTGACATCTACAAGCTCATTATCCCCATTTATGAGAAGCGCAGGGACTTTGAG AAACTGGCCCACCTATATGACACCCTGCATCGTGCATACAGCAAAGTGACAGAGGTCATGCACTCAGGCAAGAGACTGCTGGGCACCTACTTCAGAGTGGCCTTCTTTGGCCAG GGCTTCTTTGAAGATGAAGATGGTAAGGAGTACATCTACAAAGAACCCAAATTCACCCCACTATCGGAGATATCTCAGAGGCTTCTGAAGCTGTACTCTGACAAGTTTGGACAGGAGAATGTGAAGATGATCCAAGACTCTGGCAGG ATTAACCCCAAAGACCTGGATTCTAAGTTTGCATACATCCAAGTGACACATGTGACCCCTTACCTGGAGGAGAAGGAGCTGGTGGACAGGAAGACAGACTTCGAGAAGAGCCACAACATCCGTCGCTTTGTGTTTGAGATGCCTTTCACCATATCAGGCAAAAAGCAAGGCGGGGTGGAGGAGCAGTGCAAACGCAGGACTATACTAACCA CCACGCATTGTTTCCCCTACGTAAAGAAACGCATCGCAGTGATGTATCAACACCACACTGACCTGAGCCCCATCGAGGTGGCCATCGATGAGATGAGCAAGAAGGTGGCCGAGATCAAACAGCTGTGCTCCTCCAGTGAGGTGGACATGATCCGTCTGCAGCTCAAACTGCAGGGCAGCATCAGTGTCCAG gtaaatgcaggaccgcttgCATATGCACGAGCTTTTCTGGACGATGCATGTGCCAAGAAGTATCCTGATAACAAGGTCAAACAGCTGAAAGAGGTCTTCAG GCATTTTGTTGAGGCATGTGGCCATGGCTTAAGTATTAATGAGCGTCTGATCAAAGAGGACCAACAGGAGTATCACGATGAGATGAAAGCCAGCTATAGAGACCTAGCTAGGGAGCTGTCCATCATCATGCGTGAGCAA ATCAGTCCTGTGGAAGATGGTATGAAGAGCGTTCTTCCAGACTCGCTTCACATCTTTAACGCCATCAGCGGCACTCCAACCAGTGCCACCATCCATGGCATCCCCAGCTCTTCCTCTGTGGTATGA